A single genomic interval of Aegicerativicinus sediminis harbors:
- a CDS encoding ELKS/Rab6-interacting/CAST family protein produces the protein MYSYLKIIILLVFCFNLSIGHAQSNNEEKIKTLENLKETIEKEERNFLKSEVEIINQRLEKQEITYNEAEQLKKEAAEKRALNIENRLAIIDNKISLLQRNEEGYKDLSDGELSYVGFSLGGEESFAGFRIKGQNKPRKYDRRTTSDVVLAIGINNAITEGEGLSDSPFKTFGSGFVELGWAWTTRVLENSNAWRFRYGLSLQWNKLDAKDNTYFVQNGDITTFEEFPGDLNKSKFRVTNLVVPLHFEFGPSKKIERKTYFRYSTADQFKIGIGGYAGVRLSSMQKLKYKEDGNRVKEKIKRNYNASNFAYGLSAYIGFDDFSIYAKYDLSTIFKDQAIDQNNVSLGLRFDID, from the coding sequence ATGTATTCATATTTAAAAATAATTATCCTTTTGGTTTTCTGTTTTAACCTATCTATTGGTCATGCACAATCGAATAATGAAGAGAAAATAAAAACTCTTGAAAACTTAAAGGAAACCATTGAAAAGGAAGAACGTAATTTCCTTAAATCTGAAGTTGAAATAATCAATCAAAGATTAGAAAAACAAGAGATTACATATAACGAGGCAGAACAGCTTAAAAAGGAGGCTGCTGAAAAGAGGGCTCTGAATATTGAAAATAGATTGGCAATTATCGACAATAAGATTTCCCTTCTTCAACGAAATGAGGAGGGTTATAAAGATCTTTCAGATGGGGAGCTTTCTTATGTAGGTTTTAGCCTGGGGGGAGAAGAGAGTTTCGCAGGATTTAGAATTAAGGGGCAAAATAAGCCAAGAAAATATGATAGACGTACCACTTCAGATGTGGTTTTGGCCATAGGTATTAACAATGCTATTACGGAGGGTGAGGGATTGAGTGATTCCCCTTTTAAAACTTTTGGGTCTGGATTTGTAGAGTTAGGCTGGGCTTGGACCACTAGAGTGCTTGAAAATTCGAATGCATGGCGATTTAGGTATGGTCTTTCTTTGCAATGGAATAAATTAGACGCAAAAGATAATACGTACTTTGTCCAGAATGGAGATATAACTACTTTCGAGGAATTTCCCGGAGATCTTAATAAATCTAAATTTAGGGTAACCAATCTGGTAGTTCCACTACATTTTGAATTTGGTCCATCGAAGAAAATTGAACGTAAAACCTATTTTAGATATTCTACCGCAGACCAATTTAAAATCGGTATTGGGGGTTATGCCGGAGTACGCTTAAGCAGTATGCAAAAATTAAAGTACAAAGAAGATGGTAACCGCGTGAAAGAAAAAATTAAACGTAATTATAACGCCAGTAATTTTGCATATGGCTTAAGCGCTTATATTGGTTTCGATGACTTTAGTATTTATGCTAAATACGACTTGTCAACAATTTTTAAGGACCAGGCAATAGACCAGAACAATGTTTCTCTTGGTCTCCGGTTTGATATTGATTAG